From Megalops cyprinoides isolate fMegCyp1 chromosome 18, fMegCyp1.pri, whole genome shotgun sequence, one genomic window encodes:
- the anxa5a gene encoding annexin A5a, translated as MLQNINFPHSDRGSVKPFVHFNAKQDADLLHKAMKGLGTDEEAILRLLAARSNAQRQQIKSAYKSRHGKDLVKELQSELGGKFETLIVALMTPPLTYDVTELRNAMKGAGTEEKVLIEILASRTEEQIKDIIKAYKKQYRDSLESDVSGDTTGHFKRMLVILLQANREEGVDEGTIEKDAKELFAAGEQKHGTDEDKFISILGNRSTEHLRRVFAAYKKLSGYEIEQSLERETSGSLKELLLAVVKCARSVPAYFAESLRDAMKGAGTDDETLIRIMVSRSEVDMLDIRAEFLRMYGQSLYTTIQEDTTGDYRKALLYLCGGNDG; from the exons ATGTTACAGAACATCAACTTCCCCCAT tctGACAGAGGCAGCGTGAAGCCATTCGTCCATTTCAATGCCAAGCAGGACGCAGACCTCCTGCACAAGGCAATGAAAGGCCTGG GCACCGATGAGGAGGCCATTCTGCGGCTCCTGGCGGCTCGCAGCAACGCCCAGAGGCAGCAGATTAAATCAGCTTACAAGAGCCGTCATGGAAAG GACCTGGTAAAGGAGTTACAGTCCGAGCTCGGGGGAAAGTTTGAAACACTCATTGTTGCCCTGATGACTCCTCCTCTTACTTATGATGTGACTGAACTAAGAAATGCAATGAAG GGGGCGGGGACTGAGGAGAAGGTTCTTATAGAGATCTTGGCCTCCAGGACAGAGGAACAGATCAAGGACATCATCAAAGCCTACAAGAAAC AGTACCGTGACAGCCTGGAGTCGGATGTCAGCGGCGACACCACGGGACACTTCAAGAGGATGCTGGTGATTCTCCTGCAG GCCAATAGGGAGGAAGGTGTTGACGAAGGAACCATTGAGAAAGATGCTAAG GAGCTGTTTGCTGCCGGGGAGCAGAAGCACGGCACGGACGAGGACAAATTCATCTCCATCCTGGGCAACAGAAGCACCGAGCACCTGCGGAGAG tttttgctgCCTACAAGAAACTGTCTGGGTATGAAATTGAACAAAGCCTTGAAAGAGAGACTTCTGGGAGTCTGAAGGAGTTGCTCCTGGCTGTAG TGAAGTGCGCTAGGAGTGTTCCAGCCTATTTTGCTGAAAGCCTCCGTGATGCTATGAAG GGGGCTGGCACGGATGACGAGACCCTGATCCGGATCATGGTGTCCCGCAGCGAGGTGGACATGCTGGACATCCGGGCGGAGTTCCTCCGGATGTATGGCCAATCGCTGTACACCACCATCCAG gAGGACACGACCGGGGACTACCGGAAGGCCCTCCTGTACCTCTGTGGGGGCAACGATGGGTAG